A genomic region of Thermodesulfobium narugense DSM 14796 contains the following coding sequences:
- the fliM gene encoding flagellar motor switch protein FliM yields the protein MADVLSQDEIDAILNAFNTGQVSADLLEKEPEKTVKTYDFKRPSKFSRDHLRTLELIHETYGRLVATSLSSLVRGSMRLDFSAIDQVPYEEFINSLIPPAMIVIISWENTGLSMVLEMNLNITLALVDRLLGGSGLPPPSPRAPTDIENALIAKLVDRHLVALEEAWRTVYPVSLTFVGTETNPEFAQIVPANEMVVLITMDIGIGDLSGIMSLAIPYSLLEPIVNHLSAQRFFVKKKAENDIEREYVYQHVLNVMVNLQVCLGHMHIPLRDLINLRVGDTLLLDTKVDKPLDVKIEKKQKFLGVPGRVGKNLAIKITEVLRE from the coding sequence ATGGCTGATGTTTTAAGCCAAGACGAAATAGATGCAATCCTAAATGCCTTTAATACAGGTCAGGTTAGCGCTGATCTGCTTGAAAAAGAGCCAGAAAAGACCGTAAAGACTTACGACTTCAAAAGACCTAGTAAATTTTCTAGAGATCATCTCAGAACGCTTGAACTGATCCATGAAACGTATGGAAGGTTAGTAGCGACCTCTCTTTCAAGCCTGGTAAGAGGCAGCATGAGGTTAGATTTTTCTGCAATAGATCAAGTTCCTTACGAAGAGTTTATAAACTCGCTAATCCCCCCTGCAATGATTGTAATAATTAGTTGGGAAAATACCGGACTATCAATGGTTTTGGAAATGAATTTGAACATTACTTTGGCTCTTGTGGACAGATTGTTAGGAGGTTCTGGACTCCCACCGCCTAGTCCAAGAGCTCCAACAGACATAGAAAATGCTTTAATTGCTAAGCTTGTTGATAGGCACCTTGTAGCCCTTGAGGAGGCATGGAGAACAGTTTACCCTGTAAGTCTTACCTTTGTAGGAACAGAAACAAATCCTGAATTTGCACAAATTGTCCCAGCGAATGAAATGGTGGTACTAATTACTATGGACATAGGCATTGGAGATCTTAGTGGTATAATGTCCTTAGCAATTCCATATAGTTTGTTAGAACCAATAGTTAATCACCTTTCTGCTCAAAGATTTTTTGTAAAGAAAAAGGCAGAAAATGACATAGAAAGAGAATACGTTTATCAACATGTTTTGAACGTAATGGTTAACTTGCAGGTATGTTTGGGACATATGCATATTCCTTTGAGAGATTTGATTAATTTAAGAGTTGGTGACACTTTATTGTTAGATACGAAGGTTGATAAACCACTTGATGTTAAAATAGAGAAGAAACAAAAATTTTTAGGAGTGCCTGGAAGGGTTGGTAAGAATTTGGCAATAAAAATTACTGAGGTGTTGAGGGAATGA
- a CDS encoding flagellar motor protein has protein sequence MDIATVAGFAIAFGSIMLSVIIEGGSFSHYLSLPAFVLVLGGTTGAVVINTTVDQLKMVPKIVRKAFFAPKDNPVTVIDQIVRLAEKARREGLLSLEAELEGVDDMFMKRGVQLVVDAVDPELVRAILENDLEIMEARHKLGENFFVGLGGFAPTLGILGTVMGLVHMLANLEDPSGVSQAIAGAFIATLYGVGVANLVFLPIAGKLGVRSKEETQIKTMIMEGILSIQAGDNPRIIEEKLKVFLPPTLRLAYEAQKEKERVSA, from the coding sequence ATGGACATAGCAACAGTTGCAGGCTTTGCCATTGCTTTTGGCTCTATAATGTTATCTGTCATTATTGAAGGTGGGTCATTTTCACACTATTTGAGCCTACCAGCTTTTGTGTTGGTGCTTGGTGGAACTACTGGTGCAGTAGTCATAAACACAACAGTGGATCAATTAAAAATGGTTCCAAAAATTGTTAGAAAGGCCTTTTTTGCACCTAAGGATAATCCTGTGACAGTTATAGATCAGATTGTAAGGCTTGCTGAAAAGGCCAGGAGAGAAGGTCTGCTATCACTTGAAGCCGAGCTTGAGGGCGTTGATGATATGTTTATGAAAAGAGGAGTTCAGCTGGTAGTAGATGCTGTTGATCCTGAACTAGTTAGAGCAATTTTAGAAAATGATTTAGAGATAATGGAAGCGAGACACAAATTGGGCGAAAATTTCTTTGTAGGGTTGGGGGGATTTGCGCCCACTTTAGGTATTCTTGGTACGGTTATGGGTCTTGTTCACATGCTTGCAAATTTGGAAGATCCAAGTGGCGTCAGTCAGGCAATTGCTGGCGCCTTTATAGCTACTCTATATGGTGTTGGCGTAGCTAACCTTGTGTTTTTGCCCATTGCTGGGAAATTGGGCGTTAGGAGCAAAGAGGAAACGCAAATTAAGACAATGATAATGGAAGGCATACTCTCAATACAGGCAGGGGATAATCCAAGAATAATAGAAGAAAAATTGAAGGTATTTTTGCCCCCTACGCTAAGGTTAGCGTATGAGGCACAAAAAGAAAAGGAAAGAGTTAGTGCATAA
- a CDS encoding flagellar FlbD family protein: MIKLTKLNDAEFILNSDLIESIESSPDTTITLFTGKKFMVKETPEEIVEKIIEYNKKVGLRFAQARMQNTSENKG; the protein is encoded by the coding sequence ATGATAAAATTAACAAAGTTAAACGATGCAGAGTTTATCTTAAATTCAGATTTGATAGAATCTATAGAGAGTTCACCTGATACGACTATAACTCTTTTTACAGGAAAAAAATTTATGGTAAAGGAGACTCCCGAAGAAATAGTTGAAAAAATAATCGAGTATAATAAAAAGGTAGGTTTAAGGTTTGCCCAGGCCAGAATGCAAAACACATCCGAAAACAAGGGTTAA
- the flgF gene encoding flagellar basal-body rod protein FlgF, producing MDNSIFTAVSGALSSQSALDVVANNISNVNTTGFKESNPTFADVLSQELSFATSRTNPLQIGAGSKLDSTSLSFTQGPVLTTNDPTDFAISGSGFFVVSDGTNTYYTRDGSFSLDSNGNLVTADGLYVQGTNGNINIDTTSKNFVNFTVKPDGSVYSNFSNGQSVLDGKIMVVDFINKNALINVGGNNFSPSVNSGNPVALSNGYSIIQNALEGSNTDLATQMANLIDYERTYQVNAQAITTSDSMLQTAIGLIV from the coding sequence ATGGATAATTCTATTTTTACTGCTGTAAGTGGTGCCCTCTCCAGCCAGAGTGCTCTGGATGTAGTGGCAAACAATATTTCAAACGTTAATACGACGGGGTTTAAAGAAAGCAACCCTACTTTTGCTGATGTCTTGTCACAAGAGCTTTCATTTGCAACCTCCAGGACAAACCCTCTTCAGATCGGAGCAGGATCTAAGCTTGACTCTACGTCGCTATCTTTTACTCAGGGACCAGTTCTAACTACTAACGACCCTACAGATTTTGCAATCAGCGGTAGCGGATTTTTTGTTGTTTCTGATGGGACAAATACCTATTATACGAGGGATGGATCCTTTAGCCTAGATAGCAACGGCAACCTTGTAACTGCAGATGGTTTGTATGTACAAGGTACAAATGGTAATATAAATATCGATACTACATCTAAAAATTTCGTAAACTTTACAGTTAAGCCGGACGGTTCAGTTTATTCAAATTTCTCGAATGGGCAGTCTGTTTTGGATGGGAAAATTATGGTAGTTGATTTTATAAACAAAAATGCACTTATAAACGTAGGAGGAAATAATTTTAGTCCATCTGTAAATTCTGGAAATCCAGTAGCGCTAAGCAACGGTTACTCAATAATCCAAAATGCTTTAGAAGGTTCAAATACTGACCTTGCAACTCAGATGGCCAATTTAATCGATTATGAAAGAACTTATCAGGTAAACGCTCAAGCTATTACTACAAGCGATAGTATGCTTCAGACTGCAATAGGACTTATAGTATGA
- a CDS encoding flagellar hook protein FlgE, with amino-acid sequence MLRAMSSAVSGLQNNQTAMDVIGNNIANVNTIGFKASTVTFSQMLSQTLSGASAPQNGLGGINPMQIGLGTQIAAISTPFTSSSTENTGVNTDLAIQGNGFFIVNNGSQNFYTRDGSFNVDANGNLVNSAGLKVQGWQADSSGVVNPSGPVSDLKIPIGQSMPAKQSNNITMTGNLDASQYANTSSSTTPYAVTSSGAIYDSLGVSHSVTTVITPTGTQNTWKWRTLTTLPSADVPSKTAAAPSGPATATGNITLSFNGYAIQSIVGDNVPYNISITVQNGDTTSTIEQKVINAINNDQILKNYFVASNNSGSVNLQSKLVDPTGTYGTNWLTITENDGSTGAATGLNNFSYASSDVGTTPVSNVYATSGYGTLTFNSNGSLSNVTTTYPTPSTSTATLLINPSTGASTPWTPTINFSGMTQYGGSSSLNFASQDGYSSGSLQSYSIDQSGVITGTYSNGLTNAIGQIALANFPNPSGLTSNGSNIYSTSSNSGTAQIGAAGSGGIGTIIPSALEMSNVDLSQQFTNLITTERGYEANARVITTSDQMLQDLLSLKAAP; translated from the coding sequence ATGTTAAGAGCTATGTCTTCTGCTGTTAGTGGTTTACAAAATAACCAAACAGCTATGGACGTAATAGGTAATAACATCGCAAACGTTAATACTATTGGTTTTAAGGCGAGTACAGTTACCTTTTCTCAAATGCTTTCTCAAACTCTCAGCGGAGCGTCAGCTCCTCAAAACGGTTTGGGGGGGATCAATCCAATGCAAATTGGTCTGGGCACTCAAATCGCTGCTATTTCTACTCCATTTACTAGTTCTTCTACTGAAAATACTGGAGTAAATACCGATCTTGCTATACAGGGCAACGGCTTTTTTATCGTGAACAACGGCTCTCAAAATTTTTATACCAGAGACGGCTCGTTTAACGTAGATGCAAACGGAAATCTTGTAAATAGTGCAGGTCTTAAGGTTCAAGGTTGGCAGGCTGATTCTAGTGGTGTAGTAAATCCCTCAGGTCCTGTGTCTGACTTGAAGATTCCAATAGGACAGTCTATGCCTGCAAAACAGTCAAACAACATTACTATGACGGGGAATCTTGACGCATCCCAGTACGCGAACACATCATCTTCTACTACTCCGTATGCCGTTACGTCATCTGGGGCAATATATGATTCTCTTGGCGTATCCCACTCTGTTACCACAGTTATTACCCCAACTGGTACTCAAAACACATGGAAGTGGAGAACTCTTACAACTCTTCCGTCTGCTGATGTTCCAAGTAAGACCGCTGCTGCTCCTAGTGGACCTGCTACTGCAACAGGGAACATAACCCTTTCTTTTAATGGCTATGCAATCCAGAGCATTGTTGGAGACAACGTGCCCTACAATATATCTATTACAGTTCAAAATGGTGACACGACCTCTACAATAGAACAGAAGGTCATAAACGCTATAAACAACGATCAAATACTGAAAAATTATTTTGTAGCAAGCAATAATAGTGGTAGCGTTAATTTGCAGTCAAAATTGGTGGATCCGACTGGTACTTATGGAACGAACTGGTTAACAATCACTGAGAATGATGGTTCAACAGGAGCTGCTACAGGGCTTAATAATTTTTCTTATGCTTCATCTGATGTAGGTACTACTCCTGTTTCAAACGTTTATGCTACTTCTGGCTACGGTACACTAACATTCAACTCTAATGGCTCACTTTCAAATGTTACTACTACTTATCCAACTCCCTCTACTTCTACAGCAACACTTTTGATAAATCCGTCAACAGGTGCTTCTACTCCATGGACTCCCACAATTAACTTTTCCGGCATGACGCAATACGGAGGATCGTCTAGTCTAAACTTTGCTAGCCAGGACGGTTATTCTTCTGGTTCTTTACAGAGCTATTCTATAGATCAGTCAGGCGTTATTACCGGAACTTATTCTAATGGTCTTACAAACGCTATAGGTCAGATTGCACTAGCTAATTTCCCAAATCCATCAGGCTTAACCAGTAATGGATCGAACATATATAGTACTTCTTCAAATTCTGGAACTGCCCAAATTGGTGCTGCTGGTTCTGGCGGTATAGGAACGATTATTCCAAGTGCCCTTGAAATGTCCAACGTAGATCTTTCCCAGCAGTTTACGAACTTGATTACTACTGAAAGAGGTTATGAGGCGAATGCCAGAGTTATAACCACATCTGATCAAATGCTTCAGGATTTATTATCGCTAAAGGCTGCTCCGTAG